Genomic DNA from Azospirillum brasilense:
TGCCGATCTTCACGCGGCCGCGGTTGTCCATCTCCACGCCGACGGCGTCGAGGCCCAGGCCATTGGTGTAGGCGCGGCGCCCGATGGCGACCAGCACGACATCGGCCTCGACCTCCTCGGCGGTGCCGCCGGCGGCGGGCTCCACCGACAGGGTGACGCCGGTGTTGGTGATCTTGGCGCCGGTGACCTTGGAGCCGAGCTTGAAGGTCATGCCCTGCTTGCCGAGGATGCGCTGCATCTGCTTGGACACCTCGCCGTCCATGGTCGGCAGGATGCGGTCCAGGAACTCGACCACGGTGACCTGCGCGCCGAGGCGGCCCCAGACCGAGCCCAGCTCAAGGCCGATCACGCCGCCGCCGATGACGACGAGGCGCTTCGGCACCTCCGGCAACTCCAGGGCGCCGGTGGAGGAGACGATCTTCTGCTCGTCGATCTCGATGCCCGGCAGCGGGGTGACTTCCGAACCGGTGGCGATGACGATGGCCTTCGACGCCGTGACGGTGCCGACGCCCTCGACCTCGACGGTGTTCGGGGCGGTGATGCGGCCCGCACCCCGCAGCCAAGCGATCTTGTTCTTCTTGAACAGGAACTCGATGCCGCCGGTGTTCTCTTTGACGACCTTGTCCTTGTGGGACAGCATGCCCGGCAGGTCCAGCTCGACGCCACCGACCTTGATGCCGAACTTGGCGAGGCCGTGCTTGGCCTCCTCATACTTCTCCGACGCGGCGAGCAGCGCCTTGGAGGGGATGCAGCCCACATTCAGGCAGGTGCCGCCCAGCGCGCTGCGCTTCTCGACGCAGGCGACCTTGAAACCGAGCTGCGCCGCACGGATCGCGCAGACATACCCGCCGGGACCGCCGCCGACCACGACGACGTCGAAAGTGCTTTCAGCCATTGGGGGCTTTCCTTCCGCCATTTTTGTGTTTGCCAAAAGCCTTCCCGTCCAGCGGGGAGGGCCGCGCGCCGATTTATGCCGCCGCTCAGGCCAACTGGCAACGGGACAGTTCGTCCGGGGGGAGGGATGCCGGGTTGAACGACCGGCATGGGAACGACCGGAACCCATGCCGGAACGGGGGGAACCGGGGCGGGCGCCCCGGCCGCGTCACACCGAAACGGCGACGAGGAACAGGCGCGGCGCGCCGCCCTGGGCCACGTTCGCCAGGGTGCTGACCTGATTGTTGACCATGTCGTACACGTAGGCGGAGCGTCCACCTCCCCAGTACCAGCCGAGGGCCGGATTGGGGCCCGCCACGTCGCCCGCCTGGAAGGTGCCGAAGCTTGCCAGGAGGGAGACGTAGTTCAGTCCGGCGTTGCCGCCGCGCAGGGTCTGCTGCTTGACCACGTCGGCGTTGAAGCGGTTCCAGGCGTCCTGAAGGGGCGTGGCGTGGGTGGGGTTGATGCACTTCAACTCGATGTAGACGTCGTCGGCCGGGATCGCGGCGCGGCGCAGGTAGAAATCCGCACGGGCGGCGGCGACGGGGTTGGCGGTGGTGCCCCAGGCCGGCCCGGCCGCCGCGTAGGTCAGGAAGGGAGCCCCGGCGTTGGTGGACGGATAGGGCCACTCCCGGTCGCAGGTCCAGTTGCCGCCGATGGTCAGGAAGCCGTGGGCGATCTCAAGCTGCAGCCACACCTCCCAGCCGCCGCGGATGTTGGCGTTCTGGCCGAACACGGCGGCGCGCGCGCCGTTGGTGGTGCCGTTGGCGATGCACCCCTGGATGGTGTTCAGAAGCTGCTGGCAGCGCATGACGGTGTCCCTTCCCTCGATGCCGGGCCGGAACGGTGATCCGGGCCTCGGCACAGGGACGATTCCGCGATGCGCGGCGTGAGGATCAGCCGGAGAAGAAATCCAGCAGCGCCCGCGCCGTCTCCGCCGGCGCCTCCTCGGGGATGAAGTGGCCGGCGGGCATCTCCCGGCCCTCGATGGTGGGGGCGTAGCCGCGCCAGATGCCCAGCGGGTCGTCGTAGAGGCGCCCGACCGCGCTGTCGCGGCCCCACAGGAACAGGGCTGGGCAGTCCACCTTGCGGCCCGCCGCGCGGTCGGCGCGGTCGTGCTCCAAGTCGATGCTCGCCGCGGCGCGGTAGTCCTCGCACATCGCATGGACGGTGGCGGGGTCGCGGAAGGCAGCGCGGTAGGCCTCCATCGCTTCCGGCTCGAAGATGTCGGCGCTGCTGCCGATGGAGCCGAGCACCTGCCCCAGGTAGAAGTCGGGGTCCGACCCGATCAGCCGTTCCGCCAGATTGTTGGGCTGG
This window encodes:
- the lpdA gene encoding dihydrolipoyl dehydrogenase; protein product: MAESTFDVVVVGGGPGGYVCAIRAAQLGFKVACVEKRSALGGTCLNVGCIPSKALLAASEKYEEAKHGLAKFGIKVGGVELDLPGMLSHKDKVVKENTGGIEFLFKKNKIAWLRGAGRITAPNTVEVEGVGTVTASKAIVIATGSEVTPLPGIEIDEQKIVSSTGALELPEVPKRLVVIGGGVIGLELGSVWGRLGAQVTVVEFLDRILPTMDGEVSKQMQRILGKQGMTFKLGSKVTGAKITNTGVTLSVEPAAGGTAEEVEADVVLVAIGRRAYTNGLGLDAVGVEMDNRGRVKIGKHFETNVPGIYAIGDVVEGPMLAHKAEEEGVALAELLAGQAGHVNHDLVPGVVYTWPEVAAVGKTEEELKAAGVAFKAGKFPFTANGRARASGTTDGFVKILADARTDKVLGVHMVGPNVSEMVGELAVAMEFSASAEDIARTCHAHPTLSEVTKEAALAVDGRALHI